In Haloarcula sp. H-GB4, a single genomic region encodes these proteins:
- the gpmI gene encoding 2,3-bisphosphoglycerate-independent phosphoglycerate mutase encodes MDAGLIILDGWGLNPDDDVRDAVAAADTPNFDRYRDAGAASTLATHGRRVGLPEGQMGNSEVGHLNIGAGRVVKQDSARVSDSIARSRGESPPDDDAQDPPFFENETILSAFEHAEAHDGRVHFMGLVSDGGVHSYQDHLHALIELAGERDTDAVSHAFTDGRDTSPTGGEEYLADLEAHAEEHGTGHTATVCGRYYAMDRDQNWERTRRAYDAIVHREGDHHADDAVTAATESYARDTTDEFIEPTTVGDHAGLEDGDAVIFFNFRSDRARQLTRMLGDIRPDDWGADTEPPDTRLVTMTQYDETFDLPVAFPPNQPEDVLGEVLSEAGNTQIRLAETEKYPHVTYFLNGGREVAFDGESREIVDSPDVATYDMQPEMSAPELADTAIDFIETEDPNAMVLNFANPDMVGHTGDFDAAVTAVEVVDEQLGRLVETIGAAGGHALICADHGNADDMGTEDDPHTAHTTNPVPFIYLSPDGTAGGRTARDGGTLADLAPTMLMLMGIDRPDAMTGTPLVE; translated from the coding sequence ATGGACGCCGGACTCATCATCTTGGACGGCTGGGGCCTGAATCCGGACGACGATGTCCGGGATGCCGTCGCTGCCGCCGACACGCCGAACTTCGACCGCTACCGAGACGCAGGCGCAGCGTCGACACTTGCCACCCACGGCCGCCGGGTCGGCCTCCCGGAGGGCCAGATGGGCAACTCCGAGGTCGGCCACCTCAACATCGGGGCCGGCCGCGTCGTCAAACAGGACTCCGCTCGCGTCAGCGACAGTATCGCTCGCTCACGTGGCGAATCACCGCCCGACGACGACGCACAGGACCCACCATTCTTCGAGAACGAAACGATTTTATCGGCCTTCGAGCACGCCGAGGCGCACGACGGTCGGGTCCACTTCATGGGCCTCGTTTCGGACGGCGGCGTCCACTCGTATCAGGACCACCTGCACGCGCTCATCGAACTCGCAGGCGAGCGTGATACCGACGCCGTCTCCCATGCTTTCACCGACGGCCGTGACACCTCGCCGACCGGCGGCGAGGAGTATCTCGCCGACCTCGAAGCCCACGCCGAGGAGCACGGAACTGGCCATACCGCCACCGTCTGCGGGCGCTACTACGCGATGGACCGTGACCAGAACTGGGAGCGGACCCGCCGAGCCTACGACGCCATCGTTCACCGCGAGGGCGACCACCACGCCGATGACGCCGTCACGGCGGCCACCGAGTCGTACGCCCGCGACACCACTGACGAGTTCATCGAGCCGACGACCGTCGGCGACCACGCCGGTCTCGAAGACGGCGATGCGGTCATCTTCTTCAATTTCCGGTCGGACCGCGCTCGGCAACTTACCCGGATGCTCGGCGATATCCGCCCGGATGACTGGGGAGCTGACACCGAGCCGCCGGACACCCGGCTGGTGACGATGACGCAGTACGACGAGACGTTCGACCTGCCGGTCGCGTTCCCACCGAACCAGCCTGAGGACGTGCTCGGCGAGGTGCTTTCCGAAGCCGGGAATACACAGATTCGGCTGGCCGAGACAGAAAAATACCCGCACGTCACGTACTTCCTCAACGGCGGTCGTGAGGTCGCGTTCGACGGCGAGAGTCGCGAAATCGTCGACAGCCCCGACGTGGCGACCTACGATATGCAACCGGAAATGAGCGCGCCAGAACTGGCCGACACTGCTATCGACTTCATCGAGACTGAGGACCCCAATGCGATGGTGCTGAACTTCGCCAACCCTGATATGGTTGGCCACACTGGCGATTTCGACGCGGCGGTGACCGCCGTCGAGGTCGTCGACGAACAACTCGGGCGGCTAGTCGAGACGATTGGGGCTGCTGGCGGTCACGCACTCATCTGTGCCGACCACGGGAACGCCGACGACATGGGGACCGAAGACGACCCGCACACGGCCCACACGACCAACCCCGTCCCGTTCATCTACCTCTCTCCTGACGGGACTGCCGGTGGACGGACCGCTCGTGACGGCGGGACGCTGGCCGACCTTGCGCCGACGATGCTCATGCTCATGGGTATCGACCGGCCGGACGCGATGACCGGCACGCCGCTGGTCGAGTAG
- a CDS encoding DNA double-strand break repair nuclease NurA has product MTLDPVHVDGIAKLAGQVRETVETSDQEAAAEEVWDNFLDPLWQEGTKILEPLDEQRRRKVPIEDIALADPPFPTQHGLDSGTINPTTFKNGLVLDVAQAAMGSVPSDVELHRGRTIIMAVHSNDATLGFDGEWQGGDRGYAKRRVLDVPQVDRYEQRVVHALALYLAESQHALTNADMVEDLFILDGPIYPTGVLRWADRDTELADLLAEDDRPKTVVNNYVDLVERFVERGVPMVGFIKNSSTKALTRALRRKTNAPWVNDTAFFRRILERRDNEGERQTDCLTATNWFRSRGGTDGIMAADGDALGIERSLDPEAYEVTFFVLYDPRSDLVFRVEAPYAFTKDPECRAKLTRQILHDVAREQGPPLAIGKADELAKIDRQGSEELTRRIERTFETDREREFNDIRWGAVEESF; this is encoded by the coding sequence ATGACGCTTGACCCGGTCCACGTCGACGGAATCGCCAAGCTCGCCGGGCAGGTACGCGAGACCGTCGAGACGAGCGACCAAGAGGCGGCCGCCGAGGAGGTGTGGGACAACTTTCTCGACCCGCTGTGGCAGGAGGGAACGAAGATTCTGGAGCCACTGGACGAGCAGCGCCGCCGGAAGGTCCCCATTGAGGATATCGCGCTGGCGGACCCACCGTTTCCGACCCAGCACGGTCTGGACTCGGGGACAATCAATCCGACGACATTCAAGAACGGGCTGGTACTTGATGTGGCCCAGGCGGCGATGGGGAGTGTTCCCTCGGACGTGGAACTCCACCGGGGCCGGACCATCATCATGGCCGTCCACTCCAACGACGCGACGCTGGGGTTCGACGGCGAGTGGCAGGGCGGGGACCGCGGCTACGCCAAGCGGCGCGTTCTCGACGTACCACAGGTCGACCGTTACGAACAGCGGGTCGTCCACGCGCTGGCGCTGTACCTCGCGGAGAGCCAGCACGCACTGACCAACGCCGACATGGTCGAGGACCTGTTCATCCTCGACGGCCCCATCTACCCGACCGGCGTGCTCCGCTGGGCCGACCGCGACACTGAATTGGCCGACCTGCTCGCGGAAGACGACCGCCCCAAAACGGTCGTGAACAACTATGTCGACCTCGTCGAGCGATTCGTCGAGCGGGGCGTCCCGATGGTGGGGTTCATCAAGAACTCCTCGACGAAGGCCCTCACGCGGGCGTTACGGCGCAAGACCAACGCCCCGTGGGTGAACGACACCGCCTTCTTCCGGCGAATCCTTGAGCGCCGCGACAACGAGGGAGAGCGGCAAACCGACTGTCTCACCGCGACGAACTGGTTCCGCTCACGGGGCGGTACTGACGGCATCATGGCCGCCGACGGTGACGCGCTGGGCATCGAACGGTCCCTCGACCCCGAAGCCTACGAGGTGACGTTTTTCGTCCTCTACGACCCGCGTTCGGATCTCGTGTTCCGCGTCGAGGCCCCGTACGCGTTCACCAAAGATCCGGAATGCCGGGCCAAGCTCACGCGGCAGATACTCCACGACGTGGCCCGGGAACAGGGGCCGCCACTGGCCATCGGAAAGGCCGATGAACTCGCCAAAATCGACCGGCAGGGCAGCGAGGAACTCACTCGCCGCATCGAGCGGACGTTCGAGACCGACCGGGAGCGAGAGTTCAACGACATCCGGTGGGGAGCCGTCGAAGAATCGTTCTGA
- a CDS encoding winged helix-turn-helix domain-containing protein, producing the protein MAEDPSPTEVFALLDDEYARALLAATSHRPMTATELSNDCDMSLSTVYRRLDALEDCGLVAARTQIADDGHHVDVYEAQMDELTVCLTEGAFDVTLSVESKTHEFADALVDLWEGL; encoded by the coding sequence GTGGCCGAGGACCCGTCCCCGACCGAGGTGTTTGCCCTCCTCGATGACGAATACGCTCGCGCACTCCTTGCAGCCACGAGTCACAGACCCATGACAGCAACTGAACTCAGCAACGACTGCGACATGTCACTCTCGACCGTGTATCGCCGTCTCGACGCGCTTGAGGACTGCGGCCTCGTCGCTGCTCGAACGCAAATTGCGGATGACGGGCATCACGTAGACGTGTACGAGGCACAGATGGACGAACTCACCGTCTGTCTCACCGAAGGGGCCTTCGACGTGACCCTCTCCGTTGAGTCAAAGACACATGAGTTCGCCGATGCGCTAGTAGACCTCTGGGAGGGACTCTAA
- a CDS encoding ATP-binding protein: MSDLGDFTDFDGDDAAADDEAAQSAETADDGDGAVDASEGTGPTAQSTDDDFEDMDVTPAGTDTGLGVLSAANGLRISEEAEETVLRAYVTARNRSRLRIGTYLLVPYPGGERLFCRIKALEYAQEFHADDATEIHARRAMRERGIDERDFKFIAELEPVAVLYSDGGELKRRMTDRVPKPETVVREATDKSEIKTGLKIPEDGVFLGHLAVGGEKVRTAAEPPTIDYRLKDDYDAGDPLVFRHTLVAGGTGSGKTHSSKNILRQYLGRTYEMGDGRTPELAVVQFDPQDEYAQMHDDNPAMTDEFERRCEREGVAYGGHDDTIAFVPKVAGADYNASHHRAEQVEFTIPFSLVHDNPWLIAGSSLNDNQYGALVNTLLPRFKREYGEGGTYSDFRTFLGDPALKEELDEAGDVHEATFDAVKRRVQGFGAVFDQDARPITDQISQFVRDGGLTVIPTYHITDSRTASTIVLAVSSLLIDQKLSNDPDYDRIKETPLVLGMDEAHNFLTDADSVQGRKVIGKFTEAAKQGRKERLGLYLITQDPQDIADPVFKQINTTMVLNLGDEDAISAVNIPSNLESKVPYMEKGQRVVYSPDNSEPVELIGLSTCVTRHGRD; encoded by the coding sequence ATGTCCGACCTCGGGGATTTCACTGATTTCGATGGCGACGACGCGGCGGCCGACGACGAGGCCGCACAGTCGGCCGAGACGGCCGATGACGGCGATGGGGCTGTCGACGCGTCGGAGGGGACCGGCCCGACAGCACAATCTACGGACGATGACTTCGAAGATATGGACGTGACACCAGCAGGAACAGACACCGGTCTCGGTGTCCTCTCAGCGGCGAACGGCCTTCGAATCAGCGAGGAAGCGGAGGAAACGGTCCTGCGAGCCTACGTCACCGCGCGGAACCGCTCGCGTCTGCGTATCGGCACATATCTACTCGTCCCATACCCTGGCGGTGAACGTCTGTTCTGTCGTATCAAGGCTCTGGAGTACGCCCAAGAGTTCCACGCCGACGACGCGACCGAGATCCACGCCCGGCGAGCGATGCGCGAGCGGGGAATCGACGAACGAGATTTCAAATTCATCGCCGAGCTTGAGCCGGTTGCAGTGCTGTACAGCGACGGTGGCGAACTCAAACGTCGGATGACCGACCGGGTCCCCAAACCCGAAACTGTCGTCCGGGAGGCCACCGACAAGTCTGAAATCAAGACCGGTCTGAAGATTCCCGAGGACGGCGTCTTCCTGGGTCATCTCGCCGTCGGCGGCGAGAAGGTCCGCACCGCCGCCGAGCCGCCGACAATCGACTACCGGCTGAAAGACGACTACGACGCCGGCGACCCACTCGTGTTCCGGCACACCCTCGTCGCGGGCGGGACCGGGTCCGGGAAGACCCACAGTTCGAAGAACATCCTGCGGCAGTATCTCGGCCGGACCTACGAAATGGGCGATGGCCGTACGCCCGAACTCGCCGTCGTCCAGTTCGACCCGCAGGACGAGTACGCACAGATGCACGACGACAACCCCGCGATGACCGACGAGTTCGAGCGCCGCTGTGAGCGGGAAGGCGTCGCTTACGGCGGGCATGACGACACCATCGCCTTCGTTCCGAAGGTGGCCGGGGCCGACTACAACGCCAGCCACCACCGCGCTGAGCAGGTGGAGTTCACGATCCCGTTCTCGCTCGTCCACGACAATCCCTGGCTCATCGCCGGCTCCAGCCTGAACGATAACCAGTACGGCGCGCTGGTGAACACGCTGCTCCCGCGGTTCAAGCGCGAATATGGGGAGGGTGGGACCTACAGCGACTTCCGGACCTTCCTCGGGGACCCCGCACTCAAGGAGGAACTGGACGAGGCGGGCGATGTCCACGAGGCCACGTTCGACGCCGTCAAGCGTCGCGTCCAGGGCTTCGGCGCAGTCTTCGATCAGGACGCCCGGCCAATCACCGACCAGATTTCACAGTTCGTCCGCGACGGGGGCCTGACGGTCATCCCGACCTACCACATCACGGACTCCCGGACGGCCTCGACTATCGTGCTTGCCGTCTCCAGCCTGCTCATCGACCAGAAGCTCTCGAACGACCCGGACTACGACCGCATCAAGGAGACGCCGCTCGTCCTCGGGATGGACGAGGCCCATAACTTCCTGACTGACGCCGACAGCGTTCAGGGCCGCAAGGTCATCGGGAAGTTCACCGAAGCCGCCAAACAGGGCCGCAAGGAGCGTCTCGGCCTGTATCTCATCACGCAGGACCCACAGGACATCGCCGACCCGGTGTTCAAGCAGATCAACACGACGATGGTGCTCAACCTCGGCGACGAGGATGCCATCTCGGCGGTAAACATCCCCAGCAACCTCGAATCGAAGGTTCCCTACATGGAGAAAGGGCAGCGAGTCGTCTACTCGCCCGATAACTCCGAGCCGGTCGAACTGATCGGCCTGTCGACATGCGTGACCCGTCACGGGCGAGACTGA
- a CDS encoding RNA 2'-phosphotransferase, whose translation MPDAVRRCPEDGFFEGDTCPVCDGTGPQILDGERRRQLSKFVSGALRHFPEDAGIEVDKAGWTDFASLRTAVERQYDWVDGEALAGVIATDPKGRFERTGDSGETDTATAGGRVRAAYGHSIDVTLDKTDDPVPATLYHGTAPRNADSIREAGLKPMGRQTVHLSESVAAAREVGRRHAADPVVFVVDAEVMKSDDRRIVKRGTETYTTARVPPQYLSVLEN comes from the coding sequence ATGCCAGACGCAGTCCGCCGCTGTCCCGAAGACGGCTTCTTCGAGGGCGACACGTGCCCGGTTTGTGACGGAACAGGGCCCCAGATTCTCGACGGCGAACGGCGACGACAGCTCTCGAAGTTCGTCTCGGGCGCGCTCAGACATTTTCCCGAAGACGCAGGCATCGAGGTAGACAAAGCGGGGTGGACGGACTTCGCTTCTCTCCGTACGGCGGTCGAGCGACAGTACGACTGGGTGGATGGTGAAGCACTGGCCGGCGTCATTGCCACAGACCCAAAAGGGCGGTTCGAACGGACAGGGGACAGTGGAGAGACAGATACAGCGACCGCTGGCGGTCGCGTTCGCGCGGCGTACGGGCACTCCATCGACGTGACCCTCGACAAGACCGACGACCCCGTTCCGGCGACGCTGTATCACGGGACTGCCCCGCGGAACGCCGATTCGATACGCGAAGCGGGGCTGAAACCGATGGGCCGCCAGACGGTCCACCTCTCGGAATCCGTCGCAGCGGCCCGCGAGGTGGGGCGTCGCCACGCCGCAGACCCGGTCGTGTTTGTCGTTGACGCCGAAGTGATGAAGTCCGATGACCGACGGATTGTCAAGCGCGGGACCGAGACGTACACGACTGCCCGCGTGCCGCCGCAGTATCTCTCCGTGCTCGAAAACTAG
- a CDS encoding bifunctional helix-turn-helix transcriptional regulator/GNAT family N-acetyltransferase translates to MPSPTDLELGGERSDVYRFVERNGPVAPSEVAEAISVDPERFQHHVSILKRDDLIEATEDGHLTVALHDGETAEHYEAGVSYEIRPSRPSDLSGVVGTIRDVTSEAPYLIAAGVAEQLAYEDTLVRWGPNRCRVVFVATVDDDVVGWVHVAMSEVDELASTAELTLGVMETYRRHGIGSHLLHRGVEWAASRGCRKVYNSLPATNERAIDFLKAAGWTAEAVRADHYEIRDELVDEVMLARRLD, encoded by the coding sequence ATGCCGTCCCCAACAGACCTCGAACTCGGCGGTGAGCGGTCCGATGTGTACCGGTTTGTGGAACGGAACGGCCCTGTCGCACCCAGCGAGGTGGCCGAAGCCATCAGTGTCGACCCCGAGCGGTTCCAGCACCACGTCTCCATTCTCAAACGGGACGACCTCATCGAGGCCACCGAGGACGGGCACCTCACTGTGGCGCTTCATGACGGTGAAACGGCCGAACACTACGAGGCCGGCGTCAGCTATGAGATACGCCCGTCCCGGCCGTCGGACCTCTCCGGCGTCGTCGGCACGATACGCGACGTGACCAGCGAAGCGCCGTATCTCATCGCGGCCGGCGTGGCCGAACAATTGGCCTACGAGGACACGCTCGTCCGCTGGGGCCCCAACCGCTGTCGTGTCGTGTTCGTCGCCACGGTGGACGATGACGTCGTCGGTTGGGTCCACGTCGCCATGTCCGAAGTGGACGAACTCGCGTCGACGGCCGAACTCACGCTCGGCGTGATGGAGACGTACCGTCGCCATGGTATCGGCAGTCACCTGCTCCACCGTGGGGTCGAATGGGCCGCAAGCCGTGGCTGTCGAAAGGTGTACAACAGCCTGCCGGCGACGAACGAGCGAGCAATCGACTTTCTGAAGGCGGCCGGCTGGACGGCTGAGGCTGTCCGTGCCGATCACTACGAAATCCGGGACGAACTGGTCGACGAGGTAATGTTGGCCCGCCGACTGGACTGA
- a CDS encoding universal stress protein codes for MAKRILVPVDSSDQATVACSFAAEEHPDATIVLLHVINPAEAGYSAEASIPSFSEEWYEQQKATAEDLLDDLEAEVTAAGVESVERVIEVGRPTKVIVEYADDHDINQIVMGSHGRSGMSRILLGSVAEIVVRRASIPVTVVR; via the coding sequence ATGGCAAAGCGAATCCTTGTTCCGGTCGACAGTTCAGATCAAGCAACGGTCGCCTGTTCGTTCGCAGCCGAGGAGCATCCCGACGCAACGATCGTTCTCTTACACGTCATCAATCCCGCAGAGGCCGGCTACAGCGCGGAGGCCTCGATTCCCTCCTTCTCCGAGGAGTGGTATGAACAACAGAAAGCCACAGCGGAGGACCTGCTCGATGACCTCGAGGCAGAAGTGACTGCGGCCGGTGTCGAGTCCGTCGAACGCGTCATCGAGGTCGGGCGACCAACGAAGGTCATCGTGGAGTACGCAGACGACCACGACATCAACCAGATCGTCATGGGGAGCCACGGCCGCTCGGGCATGTCCCGTATCCTGCTTGGTAGTGTCGCTGAAATCGTCGTCAGACGAGCGTCCATCCCCGTAACCGTCGTCAGATAG
- a CDS encoding MBL fold metallo-hydrolase, translating to MSDSTGASVQLLRNATVLVDVGDVTFLVDPMFASPGENPPVPNSPNDRRNPLVPMPDSDLSYDAVVVTHRHQDHWDGAAQAELDADVPLFCQPEEADEFIDEEFTNVCPVDDEASIEGVSIHRTPGRHGHGELAAEMGPVSGFVFEGDETVYVAGDTVWYEPVEETLDRFEPDLVVLNGGEAQFEHGDPITMGVEDITAVRDGTAATVVVVHMEAINHCLLSRDELRSATEDVRVPDDGEWVNR from the coding sequence ATGTCTGACTCGACTGGTGCCAGTGTTCAGTTACTTCGTAACGCGACTGTCCTCGTGGACGTTGGAGACGTGACGTTCCTCGTCGACCCGATGTTCGCGTCACCTGGGGAGAACCCGCCTGTTCCGAATTCGCCGAACGACCGTCGAAACCCGCTCGTCCCAATGCCCGACAGTGACCTGTCCTACGACGCTGTGGTTGTCACGCACCGCCACCAAGACCACTGGGATGGGGCGGCCCAGGCGGAACTCGATGCCGACGTGCCGCTGTTCTGTCAGCCCGAGGAGGCGGACGAATTTATTGACGAGGAGTTCACCAATGTCTGCCCCGTCGACGACGAGGCGTCTATCGAGGGAGTCTCGATACACCGAACGCCCGGGCGGCACGGGCACGGAGAGTTAGCGGCGGAGATGGGCCCCGTTTCGGGATTCGTGTTCGAGGGCGACGAAACGGTGTACGTCGCAGGCGACACGGTCTGGTACGAGCCGGTCGAGGAAACGCTCGATAGGTTCGAGCCGGATCTGGTCGTGTTGAACGGCGGTGAAGCGCAGTTCGAACACGGCGACCCCATCACAATGGGCGTCGAGGACATCACGGCTGTCCGGGATGGGACCGCCGCTACGGTCGTTGTCGTTCACATGGAGGCGATCAACCACTGCCTGCTCAGCCGGGACGAGCTACGGTCGGCAACGGAAGACGTTCGGGTTCCCGACGACGGGGAATGGGTCAATCGATAG
- a CDS encoding endonuclease/exonuclease/phosphatase family protein, which translates to MKPTRVMSFNVRYDTAGDGVDGWPHRRRLVAGIIQYHNPDIIGVQEAMAHQLRELEVLLDGYEWVGDPRDSVDAGGEHTAIGYRAERFDCAATNTFWLSEQPAEPSSIGWDAAYPRVATWARLRDRDTDDDLLCLNTHLDHQGADARVEGIELVLDHLDSATRDAPAVVMGDFNCVVGEPAYERAEGHELPDGRTLVDARDTATVTHGPTTSRTDFHDLLPEMGIDHVFVSEDVSIDTRAVIADRDDDHYGSDHLPVVVDCEP; encoded by the coding sequence ATGAAGCCGACGCGGGTGATGTCTTTCAATGTGCGGTACGACACCGCCGGGGATGGGGTAGACGGGTGGCCCCACAGGCGGCGGCTGGTGGCGGGTATCATCCAGTATCATAACCCCGACATTATCGGGGTACAGGAGGCGATGGCTCACCAGCTCCGGGAGCTAGAGGTGCTGCTGGACGGCTACGAGTGGGTCGGTGACCCGCGGGACTCTGTCGATGCCGGCGGGGAGCATACGGCCATCGGCTACCGGGCCGAGCGCTTCGACTGCGCGGCCACAAACACGTTCTGGCTCTCCGAACAGCCCGCCGAGCCGAGCAGCATCGGCTGGGACGCCGCCTATCCCCGCGTAGCGACCTGGGCCCGCCTTCGTGACCGCGACACCGACGATGATCTCCTGTGCTTGAACACGCATCTCGACCATCAGGGGGCTGACGCGCGTGTCGAGGGTATCGAACTGGTGCTTGACCATCTCGATTCTGCCACCCGGGATGCGCCCGCAGTGGTGATGGGCGATTTCAACTGTGTTGTCGGTGAACCGGCCTACGAGCGCGCCGAGGGGCACGAACTCCCGGACGGCCGCACACTTGTTGACGCTCGCGATACAGCGACCGTCACCCACGGTCCGACGACGAGCCGAACCGACTTCCACGACTTGCTCCCCGAGATGGGGATTGACCACGTGTTCGTCAGCGAGGACGTGTCCATCGACACCAGGGCAGTCATCGCCGACCGCGACGACGACCACTACGGCTCCGACCACCTGCCCGTCGTGGTCGACTGCGAACCCTGA
- a CDS encoding universal stress protein translates to MVLLVPFDGSALSKAALTRAMEFADYRDEDITALSVIPDDAAYAREHGWLDADEAFSVEAVADRMREQAESVAPAVSFRYEIPKDVSSMASTTTDITRTIREVAHEEGASIVFIGSENAGRVSTPVCSVGSPISEDPEYDVHIVRHP, encoded by the coding sequence ATGGTACTACTCGTGCCCTTCGATGGCTCGGCCCTGTCAAAAGCCGCGCTCACGCGGGCGATGGAGTTCGCGGACTACCGCGACGAGGACATCACTGCGCTGTCCGTTATCCCGGATGATGCGGCGTACGCGCGGGAACACGGCTGGCTCGACGCGGATGAAGCGTTCAGTGTTGAGGCGGTCGCCGACCGGATGCGGGAGCAAGCCGAGTCGGTCGCCCCGGCAGTGTCGTTCCGCTACGAGATCCCGAAGGACGTGAGCTCAATGGCGTCAACGACAACGGATATCACCCGGACCATCAGAGAAGTCGCTCACGAAGAGGGAGCCTCAATCGTGTTCATCGGCAGTGAGAACGCCGGGCGGGTGTCAACGCCGGTCTGTAGCGTCGGCTCACCGATATCAGAAGACCCCGAATACGACGTCCATATCGTCCGACACCCGTAG
- the nadC gene encoding carboxylating nicotinate-nucleotide diphosphorylase, with product MLTDSDIERWLREDVGHHDVTNDVPGTTEGRLVAKASGVVAGLDAATGVFEYLDCAVETPVDSGDAIDAGDVVLRVDGPAQSVLRGERVAVNLTGHASGVATKTRAAVDAAESSTADSTPRIAGTRKTTPGLRGIEKRAVAAGGGDTHRLDLSHMVMVKDNHIAEMGLLDAVEHFRERVSFATKLDVEVESPADAPRAAEAGADIVLLDNMPPAETERAVDLVAAADANALTEASGGITVADVPAYAETGVDIISMGSLTHSAPTLDFSFRTG from the coding sequence ATGCTCACTGACAGCGACATCGAGCGGTGGCTCCGCGAGGACGTGGGCCACCACGATGTGACCAACGACGTGCCTGGGACGACCGAGGGGCGACTAGTCGCGAAAGCGTCCGGCGTGGTTGCGGGCCTCGACGCCGCCACCGGCGTGTTCGAGTATCTGGACTGTGCGGTGGAGACACCGGTCGACTCCGGTGACGCTATCGACGCCGGCGACGTGGTGCTTCGCGTCGACGGCCCCGCGCAGTCGGTGCTCCGCGGCGAGCGCGTCGCCGTGAACCTCACTGGTCACGCCTCGGGTGTGGCGACGAAGACCCGGGCCGCTGTCGATGCGGCGGAATCCTCCACGGCAGATTCCACACCCCGTATCGCCGGCACGCGAAAGACGACCCCGGGCCTGCGCGGCATCGAGAAGCGAGCGGTGGCAGCCGGCGGCGGCGACACCCACCGGCTTGACCTCTCGCACATGGTGATGGTCAAGGACAACCACATCGCCGAGATGGGACTGCTTGACGCCGTCGAGCACTTCCGCGAGCGGGTCTCCTTCGCCACGAAACTCGACGTAGAGGTCGAATCCCCGGCGGACGCGCCGCGGGCCGCCGAGGCCGGTGCGGACATCGTCCTGCTGGACAACATGCCCCCCGCGGAGACCGAGCGGGCCGTCGACCTCGTAGCGGCGGCCGATGCCAACGCGCTCACAGAGGCCAGTGGCGGCATCACCGTCGCGGACGTGCCGGCCTACGCCGAGACAGGTGTGGATATCATCTCAATGGGGTCGCTGACCCACTCCGCACCGACGCTGGATTTCTCCTTTCGAACGGGTTGA
- a CDS encoding pyridoxamine 5'-phosphate oxidase family protein, with protein sequence MTVSELEDFGMLQMDSGDIEKTLEHTSVGVLGVPTDSAPLLRPLSFWYDGESALYFVYVLGVDSRKVTASDNAAVARFLIHDIETTFNWRSVLLTGPIERVPEDERMAIGEQIDTAWEPDVFERAAETEATALYRFRIDDRAGIKQLELPPELRTESSSSRPD encoded by the coding sequence ATGACAGTTTCCGAACTGGAAGACTTCGGGATGCTCCAGATGGACAGCGGGGACATCGAAAAGACCCTCGAACACACAAGTGTCGGCGTGCTCGGCGTCCCAACTGACTCCGCGCCGCTATTGCGCCCGCTTAGTTTCTGGTACGACGGCGAGTCCGCGCTTTACTTCGTCTACGTTCTCGGTGTCGACAGCCGAAAAGTAACAGCGAGCGATAACGCGGCCGTTGCCCGGTTTCTCATCCACGACATCGAAACGACGTTCAACTGGCGCAGCGTCCTATTGACGGGACCAATCGAGCGAGTCCCTGAGGACGAACGTATGGCAATTGGAGAACAGATCGACACCGCTTGGGAGCCCGACGTGTTTGAGCGGGCGGCCGAGACGGAGGCCACAGCGCTGTACCGGTTCCGAATCGATGACCGCGCCGGTATCAAGCAACTCGAACTCCCGCCCGAACTCAGGACCGAATCCTCGTCGAGTCGGCCGGACTGA